From the Acidilutibacter cellobiosedens genome, one window contains:
- a CDS encoding type II toxin-antitoxin system HicA family toxin, which produces MPSWKELKRFCDRYGWELYKNTDHYFYRKVEKDGTIRRVKISKGSGEIKYHLWREILKKQLGITQEYFNSKI; this is translated from the coding sequence ATGCCAAGTTGGAAAGAATTAAAAAGATTTTGCGATAGATATGGATGGGAATTATATAAAAATACTGACCATTACTTCTATCGAAAAGTAGAAAAGGATGGAACCATCAGAAGGGTAAAGATTTCAAAAGGTTCGGGAGAAATAAAATATCATCTTTGGCGAGAGATACTTAAAAAACAATTAGGAATAACTCAGGAATATTTTAATAGTAAAATTTAA
- a CDS encoding phage holin family protein, which translates to MENNDNNRNRENEKSRDKNNTGGRTSVGEVLLRILVTAVVVAIAAFLTPGFTINGLWSLLLAAVVIALLDWLIQKVAGIDASPFGRGITGFIVAAIILYATKFIVPGFNISIWGAIIGALVIGILDVIIPGRAM; encoded by the coding sequence ATGGAAAATAATGATAATAACAGAAACAGGGAAAATGAAAAAAGCAGGGATAAAAATAATACAGGCGGTAGAACAAGTGTGGGGGAAGTGCTTTTAAGGATACTTGTTACAGCGGTAGTAGTAGCAATAGCAGCGTTTTTGACTCCCGGATTTACTATAAACGGATTGTGGAGTCTTTTATTGGCAGCAGTTGTAATAGCTCTTCTTGACTGGTTGATACAAAAGGTGGCTGGAATAGATGCATCACCTTTTGGAAGAGGAATCACAGGGTTTATAGTGGCAGCAATTATTTTATATGCTACAAAATTTATAGTACCCGGATTTAATATATCAATATGGGGAGCTATCATAGGAGCCTTAGTTATAGGCATATTAGATGTAATAATCCCAGGAAGAGCAATGTAG
- a CDS encoding P-loop NTPase has protein sequence MDKNEIYKALAKVNDPELNRNLAELNMIKEVTEEQGNINVVLSLTVMGCPMKNKIENDVVDELMKLDGAKNVTVKFVEMTNEEKKKLFSDNKKTINDFKNTVILAIGSGKGGVGKSTITANISIALSRLGFKVGVLDADILGYSIPQIMGIKDQRPKVIGENIIIPIEKFGIKIISMGNLVDDEKPLIWRGPILAGIFTQFLNEVSWGKLDFLLLDLPPGTGDIPLSIMQQVNDSKFIIVTTPQITAKDVARRLGYMAQRTNTKILGVIENMSYFVCDKCGEKHYIFGKGEGLNLSKELGVDLLGEVPLLKEIREGSDKGKLPILKYKEVERIYMNIGENIVNHLK, from the coding sequence TTGGATAAAAATGAAATATACAAAGCGCTGGCAAAAGTCAATGATCCGGAACTTAACAGAAATTTAGCGGAATTAAATATGATAAAGGAAGTAACGGAAGAACAAGGAAATATTAATGTGGTACTTTCTCTGACTGTAATGGGATGTCCCATGAAAAATAAAATAGAGAACGACGTAGTTGATGAATTGATGAAGTTGGACGGAGCAAAAAATGTGACTGTAAAGTTTGTAGAGATGACCAATGAAGAAAAGAAAAAATTGTTTTCCGACAATAAAAAAACTATAAATGATTTTAAAAATACTGTTATTCTTGCAATAGGAAGCGGAAAAGGCGGAGTTGGAAAATCTACGATTACGGCTAATATTTCTATAGCATTAAGCAGACTTGGATTTAAAGTAGGGGTTCTTGATGCGGATATATTAGGTTATAGTATTCCTCAGATAATGGGTATTAAGGATCAAAGACCTAAAGTAATAGGAGAAAATATAATAATTCCGATAGAAAAGTTTGGGATAAAAATAATAAGTATGGGAAATTTGGTAGATGATGAAAAGCCTCTTATATGGCGAGGACCAATTCTTGCAGGAATATTTACTCAATTTTTAAATGAAGTAAGTTGGGGGAAACTGGATTTTTTGTTATTGGATCTTCCACCCGGAACGGGAGATATTCCTTTAAGCATTATGCAGCAAGTTAACGATTCAAAATTTATTATAGTTACTACTCCTCAGATTACGGCAAAGGATGTTGCCAGAAGACTGGGGTATATGGCTCAAAGAACCAATACAAAGATATTGGGAGTAATTGAAAATATGTCTTATTTTGTATGTGATAAATGCGGTGAAAAGCATTATATATTCGGTAAAGGAGAAGGGCTGAATTTGAGCAAAGAATTAGGAGTTGATTTGTTGGGAGAAGTTCCTTTGCTTAAAGAGATAAGAGAGGGAAGCGATAAAGGCAAGCTGCCTATTTTGAAATATAAAGAAGTAGAAAGAATATATATGAATATAGGAGAAAATATAGTTAACCATTTAAAATAA
- a CDS encoding glutaredoxin family protein yields the protein MSNVVVYSTSTCPHCVAAKEYLSDNGIEYTEKNVQTDPAARKELMAMGHMGVPVILVDGEEVVGFDKQRLDDLLSLNKQKQ from the coding sequence ATGTCAAATGTTGTAGTATATTCAACAAGTACTTGCCCTCATTGTGTAGCTGCAAAAGAATATCTTTCGGATAATGGAATAGAGTATACGGAAAAAAATGTACAAACGGACCCGGCTGCAAGAAAGGAACTTATGGCAATGGGGCATATGGGAGTTCCAGTTATATTGGTAGATGGAGAAGAAGTAGTCGGATTTGATAAGCAGAGATTAGATGATCTTTTATCATTAAACAAACAAAAACAGTAA
- a CDS encoding DUF1858 domain-containing protein encodes MAITKDMLISEIIREYPESIEILIKNGMGCIGCPASQMESLEEAAMVHGMDLEKLLEALNN; translated from the coding sequence TTGGCAATAACAAAGGATATGCTTATTAGTGAAATAATCAGAGAGTATCCCGAATCTATTGAAATCCTTATAAAAAATGGAATGGGTTGTATTGGATGCCCTGCCAGCCAGATGGAATCTTTAGAAGAAGCCGCAATGGTTCATGGAATGGATTTGGAAAAATTATTAGAAGCTTTGAATAATTAA
- a CDS encoding S66 peptidase family protein, which yields MIKPKALKVGDTIGVISPSGPTSRENVEKAHDVLMKMGFKVKMGKSVYEHYGYLSGRDEIRAEDINNMFSDDEIDAIICMRGGYGASRILDMIEYDKIRNNPKIFVGYSDITVLHIVFNQICGLVTFHGPMVSSDMIENFSNFSRKSLFNFISEKNPEKKIKNPGDEKIETFSMGVCEGEITGGNLSLITATLGTPYEINTKGKILFLEDVNEEPYSIDKMLTQLKLSGKFSDAAGLILGDWNNCTPKSHEYSNSLTLEQIFEDIIKPLKKPVIKNLKSGHCKPKITIPFGVKARLDASKGELYILENTVE from the coding sequence ATGATAAAACCAAAAGCATTGAAAGTTGGAGATACTATAGGGGTTATATCACCTTCCGGACCTACTTCAAGGGAAAATGTTGAAAAAGCTCATGATGTACTTATGAAAATGGGCTTTAAAGTAAAAATGGGGAAAAGTGTATATGAGCATTATGGCTATTTATCAGGCCGGGATGAAATAAGAGCAGAAGATATAAATAATATGTTTTCGGATGATGAGATAGATGCAATAATATGCATGAGAGGGGGATATGGGGCTTCAAGGATATTGGATATGATAGAATATGATAAAATCAGGAACAATCCTAAGATATTTGTGGGATATAGCGATATCACCGTTCTTCATATAGTATTTAATCAGATATGCGGACTTGTCACCTTTCATGGGCCTATGGTTTCATCAGATATGATAGAAAATTTCAGCAATTTTTCGAGAAAAAGTCTTTTTAACTTTATATCCGAAAAGAATCCCGAAAAGAAAATCAAAAACCCAGGGGATGAAAAGATAGAAACCTTTAGTATGGGTGTATGTGAAGGAGAGATAACAGGAGGTAATTTGTCCCTTATAACGGCAACCTTAGGGACACCTTATGAAATAAATACAAAGGGAAAGATACTTTTTCTTGAAGACGTAAATGAGGAACCTTATAGTATAGACAAAATGCTTACTCAGTTGAAACTTTCAGGGAAATTTTCGGATGCCGCAGGGCTTATTCTCGGAGATTGGAATAATTGTACTCCTAAATCCCATGAATATTCAAACAGCCTTACTCTTGAACAAATATTTGAAGATATCATTAAGCCTTTAAAAAAACCTGTCATAAAAAATTTGAAATCAGGTCACTGCAAACCTAAAATCACAATACCCTTTGGAGTCAAAGCGCGGTTAGATGCGTCTAAGGGAGAATTATATATATTGGAAAATACAGTAGAATAA
- a CDS encoding zinc-dependent dehydrogenase, which produces MKAAVFHGIEDIRIEEREIPKIDDDGILIKVSYCAICGTDVRIYFNGQDNVIPPRITGHEISGVIDSIGKNVQGYKVGDKVVVVPQIACGKCFECLRGNSNMCNSADVIGYGLDGGFAEYMAVPGKAVEHGNVIKLEKDQDLKFSCIAEPLSCVINGHKNLNIKLGDDVLIVGAGPIGTMHALLSKAQGATRVILADIEENRLNLAHELGTDFVIDTSKTDLYEEVNEITKGQGVDVGIAACSVPSVQSQVLSVIKKGGKALFFAGLPKGKSINPIDTNIIHYKEISLYGSFGSTITQHITALKLINSKVINADRLITTILPIDKLVDGIKMVRRGEGLKIAIKMS; this is translated from the coding sequence ATGAAAGCAGCGGTTTTTCACGGTATAGAAGATATAAGAATCGAAGAAAGAGAAATTCCTAAAATAGATGATGACGGTATTTTAATAAAAGTCAGCTATTGTGCTATATGTGGAACTGATGTAAGAATATATTTTAATGGGCAAGATAATGTAATTCCACCGAGAATAACAGGCCACGAAATTTCTGGAGTAATTGATTCAATAGGAAAAAATGTGCAAGGATATAAAGTAGGGGACAAGGTTGTAGTAGTTCCTCAAATTGCCTGCGGAAAATGTTTTGAATGTTTAAGAGGAAATAGCAATATGTGCAATTCAGCAGACGTTATCGGCTACGGGCTTGACGGAGGATTTGCAGAATACATGGCCGTCCCCGGAAAGGCAGTGGAACATGGAAATGTAATAAAGCTTGAGAAAGATCAGGATTTAAAATTTTCGTGCATAGCAGAACCTCTTTCCTGTGTAATAAACGGGCATAAGAATTTAAATATAAAATTAGGAGATGATGTATTAATCGTAGGTGCCGGACCTATCGGGACAATGCACGCGCTTCTTTCAAAAGCCCAAGGAGCAACCCGTGTAATATTAGCAGATATCGAGGAGAACAGATTAAATTTAGCTCATGAATTGGGTACTGATTTTGTAATAGATACCAGCAAAACAGATCTATATGAAGAAGTTAATGAAATAACTAAAGGTCAGGGGGTGGATGTAGGTATCGCAGCGTGTTCAGTTCCATCTGTTCAGAGTCAGGTATTGAGTGTTATAAAAAAGGGGGGAAAAGCTCTTTTTTTTGCTGGTCTTCCTAAAGGTAAATCTATAAATCCTATAGATACAAATATTATTCATTATAAAGAGATATCATTGTACGGATCCTTTGGTTCAACTATAACTCAGCATATCACAGCACTTAAGTTGATAAATTCAAAGGTTATAAATGCAGATAGGCTGATAACTACAATACTTCCAATTGATAAACTTGTAGACGGGATTAAAATGGTAAGAAGAGGAGAAGGACTTAAAATAGCAATAAAGATGTCATAA
- a CDS encoding sugar-binding transcriptional regulator yields MIDINQERLMLRVLDMYYNKELSQEVIAKKFHISRSTVSRLISKAKKQGYVSIHINYPVNNCIELEEKFEGKFHLEEAIILNATSTEFSDMVVPRAAAEYLLRIIDDDMYISMSWGTTLRKTVDNIAALMPGVKRIFKGVKIIPLLGSPKMTLNIDAQLNYSNELVERLGKILNSASYNLSAPMIVENKTVKGVLESEKQISDILNMAKKADVAIVGIGSVDEKSSPLFSGLITKEEQKKLLSLGIVGEIAFHYYNESGDIISTEFDDRCIGLKIGEILNIPLRVGIAYGEKKIKSIRAALKGKLINVIITDSITAEKILKEG; encoded by the coding sequence GTGATAGATATAAATCAAGAAAGATTGATGCTTAGAGTGCTGGATATGTATTATAATAAGGAACTTTCTCAGGAAGTTATAGCTAAAAAATTTCATATATCCAGGTCAACCGTATCGAGACTGATTAGTAAAGCTAAAAAACAAGGATATGTAAGCATTCATATTAACTATCCGGTGAATAACTGTATTGAATTGGAAGAGAAATTTGAAGGAAAGTTCCACTTAGAAGAAGCTATTATATTGAATGCTACCAGTACGGAATTTTCCGACATGGTTGTTCCTCGGGCGGCGGCAGAATATTTACTCAGGATAATTGATGACGATATGTACATATCTATGTCCTGGGGTACAACTCTGAGAAAAACAGTAGATAATATTGCTGCTTTAATGCCTGGAGTAAAAAGAATCTTTAAGGGAGTTAAAATTATTCCTCTCTTGGGATCTCCTAAAATGACTTTAAATATTGATGCTCAGCTTAATTATTCCAATGAGTTGGTTGAAAGGTTGGGGAAAATTTTGAATTCAGCCAGTTATAATTTATCCGCACCGATGATAGTTGAAAATAAGACTGTCAAAGGGGTATTAGAATCAGAGAAGCAAATAAGTGACATTTTAAATATGGCTAAAAAAGCAGATGTCGCTATTGTAGGAATTGGTTCGGTAGATGAAAAATCATCACCATTATTTTCAGGATTGATAACAAAAGAAGAGCAGAAAAAACTTCTTAGTCTGGGGATAGTGGGAGAAATTGCATTTCACTACTATAATGAATCGGGAGATATAATATCAACTGAGTTTGATGACAGGTGTATAGGGTTAAAAATAGGTGAAATATTAAATATACCATTGAGAGTAGGAATAGCTTATGGGGAGAAGAAGATTAAATCAATTCGGGCTGCTCTTAAAGGAAAATTAATAAATGTAATTATA